The genomic region CAGCACCGTCTCCTCCGCCGAGTACCGGGCCTGCTGATACAGCCGCTGCGTCGTCAGCACGTCCGGGTCGTTGCCCCCGTGCTGGTCCTTCCACGCCGCGATCGTGGCCAGCTCGGTCTGTGACTGCGTCTGAGCGATCTCGGCCTGCAGCCGTGTCACTTCCGCGGTCAGGAAGTCCTCGAACTGCGTGCGGTCCATCTGCGTCAGTTCCTGGGCGTACCGCTCTGTCAGTGCCGTGCGCAGATCGTGAAACATTGGTGTCCTCCTCGGTGTGGGTATCCATAGTGCTCTGCGGTGCCGACATCCGCTGCCCGGATGGGTCGGTGTCGGCGAGTAGATCGAACAGATTGGGGGTGTTGTCCTCAGGGGTGGCGTTGCGTGCCATACGTCGAGCTCCTACCAAAGTGAGGTCCACTCCCCGCCCTGGGCTACGCCGGGGCGAGGGTGGGTGGCTATCGTTTCTCACTGGTCAGAGGCTCGATCTCTGACCGATCAGTGCCCTGGCAGGTGTGTCCAGCACCTGCCAGGGCCTGAATCAGTCAGATGGTCTCGCCCCAGAAGTACCACCGGTTATCCGGCGCGGACCAGAAGCACCGTGAGACCCGGATGTAGGCGCCCTTGTGGTTGTCGCACAGCGATTGCGAGGCGAACGGCCCGACGCGGTAGTTGGGCCAGTCCGGGCTGTCTCCGGACACCGGGGGCAGGGCTTCGGCGGCGCCGGCTCCTACGAGTGAGCCCAGGGCAATTGAGGCCCCGGCGCCCACCGCAACGGTCGCCGCGACGAAGCGGGTCGTCATGTTCTTGGTCATGGTGTCTCCAATCGGTAGCTGGTGAATTGTTCTGTGTTGGTGCCGTTGGCGGTGGATCACTCGTCGTGGGCGGTGCACGCGAATCAAGATGCACAACAGGCATTCCCGTCTCGACTTGATCAGTCAACGCGATGCCCATTGGCCGTCTCAGTTCTTAGCGGTTGCTCCCCCTTGACGTGATCGTCGGAATCGGAGCCGCCGGACGTCCCCGAACCGCCTGCGGACGTGCCGCTCGAGTTGCCGTCCGCCCCGTGTCCGGCAAGCCCACCTGAGGAACCACCACCGGCTGTTCCGTCTGAGGTTCTGCCTGCTACGCCCCCGGTAGCGACGCGGCCGGACATCGTCACCGAGCCTGCGGCGCAGCCGCGCACACGAACGTCGCGGTCGAGATCGGCGGTCGCGTAGCTTTCGTAGTCGGCGGCCGGGAGGTACCGAGCGACGTTGACCGTCCGGTAATTCAGACGCCCACGGTGACGGCCTCGCATGCGGGGTGCGCAGACGATGGCCAGTGAGACCACCGCCGCCACGTACAACCATGGCCGCGCGGAGCGAAGGTCGGCGCTGATGTCAGCAGACAGCGCTGGTGTGTGATCGTTGACCAACGCAGACAGAGAACTGGACAGCCACCACGAGGTCGCCGGAAGCGCTTGCCCGACACCAATGAACGCAGCCACGGCACCGGCGGCGGCGAGGGCGACCGCGACGGCTCCGACCAGTCGCGAACACTGGCCTTTCGCAGTCTCGACACACCAGATCACCGCGTAGGCAACGGGTACGGGTAGAACGAGCATCTGTGCGAACCACACAGTCAACGCCGCGATGGTGTTGAGCAGAGCCCCGTCGGATTGCAGATTGTCGGGGGTGACCGAGAAGTAGCTGGCCGCCACAACTGCCAGCAGCGCACCTGCGACGACGGCGCCACTCCAATGCAGTAGCCATCCCTTCTTCGCTCGACCGCGGGTGTCGTCGGTGACGTCGTCGCGGCCGGCCAGTTGCAGAGTCGGGCCCGAAAGGGCGCCGCACCCGCCTACAGACAATGGGGAAAGAACGAACATGGGTATCGGTCCTGTCAGTGGGCGCCGGCGTCCACGATCGGCCCGTGAAGCAGGGTGGGTTGGGATTGGCGAGATGCTGTCGTGGCCATTACTGGTCTCCTTCGGGTGCTTCGAGCTGGATGACGGTCAGCGGGTGCGGCGGGTTGGCCAGCGCCGTCGCCGTTTCGGTGCCGATGAGGAGGTGGGAGCTTGCCGGGGTGAGGTCGATGGTGAGTTGGTCGCCGTGGGGGCGGACCGCGACGACGTGGCCGACCACCTCCATCCCGTCGACGGCTGCCTCGGTCACGCCGAGGATCTTCACGGTCGCGCCGGGGCGTAACCCGGCGGGTGCGCGCACAGCGGACACGGGCACCGGGATCACGCCATCCACGGCCGCTTCCGCCGTCGCCGTCGCCGTCGGTGAGGGCGATGTACTCGCTTCGGTCGTGGTGGTACAGCCCAGGAGCAGTGGTGTCGCGATGGCGGCCGCCGCTGCTCCGCACACGACTCGGTAGATGGTGCGGCGTGGGGCGGTCGACTTGTGATTAGTGGTCTTGTGGTCGGTGGTCATGGTGTGGTCCTTCGCGTTCTGGTTGGTGGTGGTGGTCTGGTGGTCGTGGTCGGCGGCGTTGGCGGAGGGCGGCTTTGGTGATGACGATGACGCCGGTGATGGACAGGGCCACCAGCAGCACGACGCAGCCGACGAGCGCTATGTGGATGAGTGGTGGCATGAGCTGGCTTTCGTGGGGGTTATGCGGCGGTGGTGTGGTCGGTGGGTGGGTCGAACCATCCCGGCGGTGGTGGGGTGCTTGAGACGGTGAGTGTGTCTGTGGTGGTGTGTTTTTCGGGTGTGCAGAGGTAGAGCGGCCCGTTTTCGGCGGTGAGGGTGCGCCAGTGGGCGTCGAGGTGGGCGGTCCACCACGACGACAGTGCGGCGGGGTCTTCGCTCAGGCGGGCGGTCTCCCACGCCTTCCACAGCTCCTCGAGGCGGATGACGACTTCGTCGTGGCGCCACCATTGCGCGCACCAGCGGGTGTCGCGGTCGAAGCGCCCGGCTTTGATGTGGCTGAGCCAGTTGGTGAACCAGTCGGCGCCGGAGGTGAACCGCCAGTGCGCGCGGGGGTCGTCATCGGAGGTGTCGGTGTCGGGGGTGGTCATCAGAAGGTCCTTTCCCGGGTGGCGGCGGTGAGGGGTGCGGAGCTGGGTGTGGCTGCCTGCTGGGCTGCGCGTTCGGTCGCGCAGGCCTTCTTGGAGGCGTCGATCAGCTCGGCGTAGGGGCCGAGCCAGTAGGAGTTCTTGGTGGTGACGACGGTGCGGTTCCCGGAGGTGGCCAGTACTGCTCGTTCGGCGGGGAGCGCTTTGAGGTCGTCGATTCCGAGGATGGGTTCGCTGGACCAGGATTCGCTGGTGCTGGTTGATCCCATACCGGAGTTGGAGTGTGAGCGGCTGCGGCGGCGGACGTCGCGTTGGCCGATCATGCGGCTCAGGCCCGATAGGTAGGACTCGTTGTTCGATGATCCGGCGTAGATGTAGACGTTCGAGGAGTCCACGAGCATGTCGAGTTTGTCCTTGGACCACACTTTCGCGGCCTGGGCCAGCGATTGCAGCATGGTGACGATGACGATGCCCTGGCTGCCGAAGTGGGAGTACCAGTCGGGCAGTTCGGGCAGCTTGCACACGTTGGCGGCTTCGTCGAGCACTGCCACGACCGGTACCGGCAGACGTCCCCCGTTGCGTCGTGCTTGGGCGACGGCGGCTTTGAAGATGGTGTCGGCCAGGGCGGTGGTCAACGCGGTGGCCGCGCCGGCACCTTCCATCGACAGGGCGTACATGGTGTCGGTGGAGGTGACGAATGCTTGCGGATCGAATTTGGGCAGGTCGTGGCGGATGTCGTTGCTGCCGACGGTGTTGTCGCCGTCGAACCGCACGCGTTGGGGCGGGAGGACCGATCGGGCGTAGGCGGGTACGGTCATGACGTTGATGAACCGTCGCGCCATGTCGTAGAGACCGTCTTGCTGGCGGGGGTTGAGGTTGGCGGCGGTGTCGATCTTGGCCGCGGCGTCGTGGTGGCCGTGGCGAGTCAACACCTGGCGGGCGACTTTGAGTTTGGGGTCGGTGAGCCAGCCGTCGACGTGTTTGAGGTCTCCCCCACCGACGGATGCGGCCAGAATGTGCAGGGCCAGCAGTTCTTTGGCGCCGCCGTCGAAGTAGGCGTCCAGGCGTGACCCTTCGGCGGTTTCTGCTCCAGCGAAGATCGCGGCGAGCTCGCGGGCGTCGGAGAGCTCGTGCACGCACCACAGCGGGTCCCACCACCACTGCTGGCCCTGGTTGCCGGCGATGTGTTGCAGGTCCGAGAGCCAGATGGTGCCGCGGGTGCGTGGTGGTTCGCGCCGCTGGGTGCGGTAGGCCCACAGTGCGCGCAGCCCGTGTCGGGTGGTGTCGGCCTTGGCCGGGTGGGTGGTGAGGTCGTCGCGGTCACGGACCCAGCGGGTGGCGTCGTAGATGTCGGGTTTGTTGGAGGTGGCGAACACGGCGCCGGGTGCCTGGCAGATCATCGGGATGGCGTAGCCGGTGGTCTTGCCGCATCGGGGTCCGCCGATGATGAGTCCGACCCATTCCCAGCTCATGTAGAGCGCGGAGGTGCCCGCGCCGATCAGCGATCCCAGCGCTAGCCCGTAGTCGAGGTGTCCGGTGATGGCGTCGCGGCCGCGGAGGCGCTGCGCGGAACGCTTGGCGTCGCGGGCGGTGATGGCGTGCAGTTCCCGGGGACGGGGAAGGAACTGTGCGGCCTGGTCGAACTCGCGCAGCACGGCGGTGGCGGTGCGATGACGCGCCACCATGACGACGACCACGGCGGCGGCGATGAGCGCGACCACCAGGAGCACGGTGGAGGCCACCGGCCAGTGGAAGGTGCCGTCGACGGCGGCGGTGGCCGGGTTGATCAGGACCGGGCCGGGCTGGCCGGTGAGCCAGCAGCCGGCCCGCCAGCACACATAGATGATCCCCAGCAGCGCGAACACGGCTGCGGCGAGGTTGTAGCCGACCATGGATTCGTGTTGGCCTCGGTCGCGGCGATGGGTGGTGCTCACAGCTGCGCTCCGGTGTCGAGGGTGACGCTGGCCCCGATCTCGGGGACCGGGGTGGTCTGCCAGGCGCTGTCGCCGGCGGCGATCAACGCGGCTTCGGGGGCGGGTTCGGTGTCGGCGATGAGTTCACTCATCGAGCGGTGCCCGGCCCCGGCCCCGGCCCCGGCTGCTGCGTCGTCGACGTCGATGGCGTAGTGCGCGGCCGCGGTCGACACCTGGTCGAGCAGATCGGTGTCGGCGACCTCGCCGAGGTCCTGGTCGCGGTCACGGCCGCCGATGCTGTCGGGGTCGACGCCGGCCTCACGCAGCCGCTCATCCCAGGCGTGCGCCCACTGCTCGGCGCGCTGCGCGGTGGCCGTGGTCTGGGCTTGCCGGGCGGTGTCACCGTCGCGGGCGGCCTCGGACGCGGCTTCGCGGGCCAGGTCGGCTGCGGCGTGCGCCCCGGCCCAGCGGGCCATCAAATCCGGTGTCAGCGGGTGGCGTTCGGCGCTGGTGTCGGTATAGCGGGGCTGGCGGGCACCGGTGTGGCGCGCGGAGTTCAGGCGCTGCTGGGCGCGGGTCTGCCGGGCACGTCGTTTGTGCTGCTGGTTGCGGACCGTACGCAGCGCTTCGTCGGCGCGACGGCGGGAGTGCCGCATGATCGTGCGGATTTCGTCGAAGATGTCGTCGACTTCGCGGCTGTTGTCCTGGGCGACGTTGTGTGGGTCGAGCATGGTGGGTGCCTTCCTTCGAGGGGGGACGGTGAGGGGAGGTGGGTCAGGTGTCGACGCGGGGGTAGGTGGCGACCTTCCACTGGCCGTCGACGCGGACGAGTTCGGCGGTGACAGTGAACTTCCGGAACGAGGTCACCGTGGCGTCGATGCCGAGCACGGTTTGGATGACGGTGCCGCGCGCGCTGGCCTTGTCCGGTGAGATCAGCACCGCTGAGGCGCCCTCGACGCGGGCGGTGACGACGTCGAGGGACTGCTTCCACGCGCCCCACTGCGCGCTGGGACGCACCGCCGCCGAACTGTCGGCGGAGGCCAATGCCTGGCCGGTGAGGGTGGCACGGGTGCGGCGCAGCGCATCGGTGGGTGAGGTGTCGGTGGCGGGTTGCCAGCTGAACATGGTGGTGACCGTGGTGGTGAACACCCCGATCGGTTCGACGCGATCGGGCAATCCTGGTGGGCTGCTGTAGTGCTCGCCGTGGTCATGGTCGTGTGCGGGTTCGGTGGTGTCGTCGCTACTGGAGCATCCGGCCAGTGCGGCGATCAGCACGATCGCGAGGACGACCAGCACGTGGTGGCGGTGGCGGTGGTGGTTCATCGGTTCTTCTCCGGAAGCCCTTGATCGGCGAATTGTGTGGCGTAGGCGATGACTTTCTGGCCGTACGGGCGGGTCTGGGTGTCGTAGTCGCCGCCGGTGGGTGTTCCGCCGGCGTTGAGGACCGCGCCGACTCCGGCGTTGTAGGCGTAGGCGTAGAGAATTTCGCGGCCTTCGGCGGGTTCTTTCACTCGCCCGGAGGCGATCGCGGTGTCGATCTGTGTGGCGTTGGCGCAGGAGAACCGTCCGGCGGCCATGACGGCGTCACCGATGTCGGTGGCCGAGGCGCGGCCGTTGCCGTCGTCGTCTTTGGCCCAGGACGGGTAGGTGTAGTCCATGAACTGCATCGGTCCTTTCGCGCCTGCCGGGGACACCAGGGATGCGTTGAACCCGGTCTCTTGCTTGCCGATTCCGGCGAGGAATGCTGAGCTGATCTGGGGGCAGAGCACCCCGGCTTTGCGGAACCACGGTTCGTAGGCCGGCGGGACTCGTCCGGCGGCGAGGTTGTCGACTCCCCCGCCGTGCTGGTCCTCGACCGGGCCGCAGTCGGCGCTCTCGTCGGCGCTGATCCCGCCGGTGATCCCGGGTGCGGTGTAGACCTCATTGCCGCGGGGCATGCCGTGGCCTTCGACGGTGGCGTGGACGTGGTCGAAGTGGTTCTGGGTGGGGTCGCCGCGGTCGTTCATGATGTTGGACTTGCCGACCACCGGGTAGTAGGTCTGGCGCCAGATCGTGTACTCGAGCTTGAAGTGCTTCTTGTTGTCGAGGATGTATTTGTTGACGGCGTTGCCGAGCGCGATCCCTTGCGCGGAGGTGTAGTTGGGGATCATGACGTCGACGGCGCGACCCGACGGGTGGTCGTTGAAACCGCCGCCGTCGGCGCGCCAGCCGCCGATGGTCTGGATCTGGGGGAACTTGGCGGCGATCGCGCGCGCGAGGCGGATGCTGTCGACCTGGAAGTGCGCTTCGGAGCCCTTGGACTTGGGCAGCGGCGGCAGCGGACCCGACGGCGCCGATGGTGCGGGCGGCCCACTGGGGGCGCCCGCGGGCGGGGGCACCGCGGCGGCGTTGAGGAACGTGCCTGCGGGTGCGGGTTTCTTGCCGGTGACCCCGGCGGTCTTGGAAGTGGTCGGCCAGGCGCCCCAGCCCTGGGAACCCAGGACGCGGTTGGCGACCTCCATCTGCTGTTCGCGGGTGGCCTTGTCGGCGGTCGGCGCATACTGGCCGCCGCCGGCGCCGGTCCAGGTCGACGCCGAGAACTGCAACCCGCCGTAGTAGCCGTTGCCGGTGTTGATCTTCCAGTTGCCGCCGGATTCGTGCTTGGCCACAGCATCCCAGTCGGCGGCGGTGACCACGTCGGCGGCGGGGATCACCCGGGGTGCGGTGAGCACCCGCGGTCCGCCCGGTTGAGCCGGAGCTCGCCCGGCCGGGGCGGCACCGGGTTCGGGGCTGGTGGACACCCATCCGGCCGGATCGACCGAGTGGCCGCCGGTGAAGTCGCGGTGCCCGCCATCCCACACCTCAAAATGCAGGTGGGGGCCGGTGGATTGGCCGTCGTTGCCGAGCTTGGCGATGTGTTGTCCGGCGGTGACTTTCTGACCGGCTTTGACCAGCACGCCGTCGGCGAACATGTGCCCGTACACCGTGGACCACACGTGGCCGTTGATGTTGTGAGTGAGCACGATCCAGTGCCCGAACCCCGAGGCGGTCCCGGCGGCGGTGACGGTGCCGTCGGCGGCAGCGTAGATCGGCGCACCCAGTGCCCCGGCGAGGTCGATACCTTCGTGCATCGCGCCGTCGCGCGGGCCGTAGCCCGACGTGATCTGAAAGTCGGTGACTTTCATCGGCTTGACCTTGGCGCCGGGTGAGAGGGACGCATCGGCGGGTTGGTCGACACCGCCGGTCAGCGGCAGGCAGGAGTCGTCGTCGCCGGCCACGGAGATGATGAGGGTGCACGAGGCGAAGAACCCCATGACCAGTGCCAGCAGCGGCACCAGCAGTTTGGAGGCGTTGCCCTCACCCACGAGGCAGGTCCCGGTCGGCGGCGGTGTCGCGGTCGAGGTCGCGGACGTGTTCGGTCAGCGCCTTGTTCATCGAGCGCACGACCTCGAGGCGGGTGGCCCATTCGCGGTCTCGGGCGGTGACGTCGCGGCCGACCCCGGCCGCCCGGCACCACCGCATGACGCTGTTGGTGCCGGCGCCGATGCTGGCGGCGACGTCGGCGGCTGCGGCGGTCAGCGACAGCGAGGTGCGAGCGAGCAGCTCGGCCACCGCGCGCACCGCCAACCGCCGGACTTCCTCGGGGTGGGCGGTGCGGCGCGGGTTGGGTTCGACAACCCAGTCCTGCACCTGTTCCCAGGCGCTGGGTAGCGGGTCGAGCGGGGTGGCTGTGCCCGGGTCGCTGTCGGTGCTCATGCCGCGGCTCCGGACTTGGCGCCGCGGCCGCGGTGGAAGCGCTTGTTGGTGTTGTGCATCTCGGTGGCGCGCTCGGTGGCGGTCAACCGCATCTGCACCGGGATACCGGGCTGCTCACCCTCTTTGATCAGGAATTTGCCCATACCCGGCGGTACGGTGTTGGTTTCGGTGCCGGTGGCGCGGACCCCGTCGGCCCAGTCGGTTTCGTTGATCTCGGAGACGACCGGGTCGTCGATGCCGCGGGGGGTGGTGGCCCACTCGGCGAGGGTGGCGGCTTCTTTGTCGTTGAGGTTGACCTTGCCTTCCATCAGCGAGGCTTCGTCCTCGGGGAGCGGGAAGCACACCTTGACCCGGGCGCGGTCGAGGAAGCCCATGGCGCGCTGGCGATCTTCCATCGAGTCGAACGCTTGGAGGTCTTTGACGGTGTGGGTGGTGAACAGGCTGCCGGTGCCCTGTTCGCGCTGGACGCGGGTGACTTCGTCGACCCGCCACACGATGCCGTTGCCGACACCGAGCACCAGCGAGAACTCGTCGCACACCAGGTCGTAGTTGCGGGGCTCTTGCAGGCCGTGATCGGAGAGCAGATGGGAGGCTTCGACGGCGGAGAATCCGTCGGACCAGCACGCCAGGAGTACCGCGGCGCGCAGCTTGCGGGCGTTGGCCGGTAGCCGGGACATGTCCACGCACACCCCGAGGGCGTCGATGTCGATGGGTTCTTTGGTGGGAGCGTTGAAGATCTCACCGAACTGCCCCGACACCAGCTGATCGAGCGACTGGCGCAGGTTCTCGGTCAGCAACAGGTAGCGGTCGACGGCGATCGCGTCATGGGGTCGACGCCCCAGGGCGCCGGAGGCATCGAGGAGGTCCTGGTGGGCGCGACGCAACTCCGGATTGGTGTCGGCGTCGCGGGCGGTGGCGTCGATGAGAGTTTGCGGGACCTGGCGCAGCAGGTTGAGCACATCGCCGGGCAGGGGCGCATTGGTCAGGGTGAACTCGTTGGCCGTGCCGTAGAGCACCCGCAACGCGGTGGTCAGCAGCGTCTCCTCGTGCGGGGCGATCGGCCGTCCGGAGCTGATCTCGAGGAGCCCGGTCGCGGCGGTGACCTGGCGGGCCCGCATTTCACGTTCGGCGAGTTGGCGTGCGGCGGTGGGCAACCGGGCGATGAGATTGCCGAAGGTGCCCACGGCGAGGGGGTTCATCGGCGAGTCGAACCCGACGCTGGTGACCTGCGGGGTGACCGGCGTGATGCCGTCCTCGCGGTACTGCACCCGGCCGTCGCTGTCGTGGAGGACCATCTGGCGCATCATGGTGACGAAGTCGGGGCGGTGATCGCCCATGATGAGCGGCCGGACCCCGGTGGCCAGGTCGTGGCACACGATGCGCCGGTTGAGGGTGCTTTTGCCGAAGCCGTTGAGCCCGAACACCATCGCTGAGGGTGCGGTGATCTGGCCGGCCTCGAACCAGCCGATCTGGTCGAACCCGACGGGTTGTCCGGTGTCGAGGTGCGAGCCGACGGGGGCGCCGTCCAGAGGTGCCGAGGCGCCGATGGGAAACGGGTAGAACCCCGGCACGTGCGCGGTGGTGCCGCGCAGCTCGTTGGGGCGGCGCACGTGGGCGACGCGGCCGCCGCCACGCCCGTCGAAGCCCCGGTTGGTGCGGATCAGGGTGGGCACGTCGAACTGGATGGGCCGGGCGACGGCGGCTTCGTGGCGTTCCCGGCGGCGGGTGTCGTTGTCGAGCTTCTGGCGGGCGAGGTAGCCGCTGATCCCACCGCTGCGGGCGGTGTCGAGCAGGTCCTCGCGGGTGTCGTCGTCGTAGAACGTGGTCGGCTTCGTCGAGCGTTCTTTGGTGCTCGGCCGGGTGGCCGAGGCCGCACCAGCATTGAGGCGCAACGTCGACGGCGTCGTGTCGCCGCCGGTGGCGGTGGCGGTTTTGTGGAGGTCAGTGACAGTCATGGTGGCGTCTCGCAATCGGTTAGCGGTGGCGGTGGCGCAGGGCTTCGTCGGTGATGTCGCCGTGTTCGGGCAGCAGCACCCCCAGCCCGGTTCCGGCGGCGAACAGTTCGGCATGGCGGTCGTAGCCGTTGCGCACGCCGAGGCGGGCGAACAGCGGCAACCGGGCTCGTAGGGCGTCCACCGACGGCGTGCGGGGACGCGGCTCGGTGATCGTCAGCGTGGCGCCGAAGCGCTGCAGCACGGGCTCGAAGGTGAGCCGAATCGGGTCGTCGGGGTGAATGGTGTCGGCGATGCAGGTCGCCCGCCAGGTGATCGCCAGCCGGGTGCGCGGGGTGGTCGGGTCACGCTCGAGAAGCTGGGCCAGGACCGACCCCATCGCGTGGGGCGGTTCCAGCACGTGCGGGGCGATCACCCACGTCGCCGACAGCAGATCGTTGTGGCAGAACACATCCCGCACCCGGTGTGGTGTCGAGTCCGGTGCGATGTCGGCGAACGTGGGCGAGGCGTCATCGGCCAGGCCGCCGCGGTAGGCCCGTACCCCGACGGCGGCGACCTGCGCTGCGGTCAGCGGCGTGGTGTCCAGCCCGGCGGCGTGCAGGGACCCGATCAGAGTGTGCAGGCGCCGGCCCACCTCCACGGCCATCTCGTCGGGAGTGGTCTTCATTGCCGAGGTGGCCGCGACGAAGGTGACCGCGAGATAGGTGTCGGTGGCGAGGTCGGCGACGTCGAGGTGGTGATGGCCCTCGGGGGCCATCCACTGTCGGTGGGCGATGTCGGTGCGGGGGAAGGTGTCGGCGACGGCGGTGACCGCGACGACATCCCAGGCGTCGGCGCCGAAGTCGATGCGGGTGTAGTCGCACAGTTGTTGCCAGTCGCGCAGTGTCGCGCCGGTCGCGGTGAGGATCACCGTGTAGTGGCCGGTGGCGTGGGCGCGGATCAGGCCGTAGTCGTGGCCGCCGGCCGAGCGGTGTTCGGTGATCGACAGGACGGTGCTGATCTGGGGCAGGGATGCCGCCGAGGAGGACAGGCGGGCGCGGGAGCGTTGCAGCAGCGAGGTCAGGGCGGGAAGCGTCGGCATCGCAGAGTGGTCCTTTCTGGCCCGGGTTTAGGCGGCGAGCTTGTCGGAGACGGTGCTCTCTTCGGAGAGCACGACACCGAAACCCATTCCGGCGCAGAAGGTGACGAGTTGTTCGTCGCGGGCCGGTTCGAGTGGGGTGGCCGCTGAGAGGCCCAGATCGGTGACGAGGGTGTCGATCTTCTGGGTGTCGGCACCGATGGGGCAGGTGGCGGTCACGATCATCGACACCCGGGTCACGCCGGCGCCGCGGGCCTGTTCCTGGCGGGCGCCTTCGGCGCTGTCGAGGCGCACGAGTGCGCGTTCGGGCAGTTTGCCGACGTTGGTGCGTACGGCCTGGCGGGCATCGTTGTGGTCCTTGTTGACGATGGTGGTGGCTTGGGCCGGGGTGTAGGGCTGGTAGACGAAGGTGACGCGTTTGCGGGGTACGTCGCTGTGCGGGGACAACAGGTCGACGAGCACGTTGGAGTCGAACGGTGCCTCGGGTTCGTTGCGCATCGTCCACGACATCGACTGCGCCGCATCGTGAAGGAAACGGCCATGCTGGTCAGAGGCTGAGGTGGGTCCGCAGTCTTCCCACCGCAGGCGCATCGGTTCACCGCTCATCAGGCCGATTTCGAGGTCGAGTTCGTCGGCTGGGGAGAAACTGCGGCGGGCGATGGCGCAGATTTCGCGTTCGAGCATCGGCCGTACCCGCAGACCGGCGGCGTGGCAGTAGTCCCGAATCCGGCCGAGTCGTCGTGCGAGCTCGTTGCCCATGTCGGTGGCGTCGCGTTTGCGGTGCATGGTGTCCGCGCGCCAGGTCAACCCGATCCTGGCTTCCAGACGTACTTCGGCGGTCGGTACCGCTTCGGTGGCCTCGATGATGATCTTGCGGGCCAACGCTGGCGCGGTGTCTTTGAGTCGCGACCGCACGATGCTGGAGGCCCGCATCCCCGACTCGGGCAGGGTTTCCATGGTGACCGTGGCGGCCACGAAGTCTGGTGATTGCCCGAGAAAGGTGAGCATGTCGCCGAGGCGGGCGACCCAGCGGTCGCGCACAGGCTGGTCATTCCACTCCCCGCCCTGGGGCCAGGTCCGCAGGACCAGGGTGTAGAAGTTCTTCGACGACAACTTGATCAGGCCGAACGGCGCCGATCCATCGCCGGGTGAGAAGTTGAACGTCTCAGCGGTGGCCAACGGCCCCGGTGGTGGGGTGCCGTCGGGGATCATGGTGAACGGCCCGGACCGCACCAGGGTCTCACCGGCACGGCGCGACTTCGACACCGAGCGGGCACCCATGCCCAGCTCCCAGGCTGAGCGGCCGCGCAGCGACACGACCAGTGGCACGAACAGCACAGCCAGGGTGAACGGCAGCCCGAAGAACTTGA from Gordonia westfalica harbors:
- a CDS encoding type IV secretory system conjugative DNA transfer family protein; translated protein: MSTTHRRDRGQHESMVGYNLAAAVFALLGIIYVCWRAGCWLTGQPGPVLINPATAAVDGTFHWPVASTVLLVVALIAAAVVVVMVARHRTATAVLREFDQAAQFLPRPRELHAITARDAKRSAQRLRGRDAITGHLDYGLALGSLIGAGTSALYMSWEWVGLIIGGPRCGKTTGYAIPMICQAPGAVFATSNKPDIYDATRWVRDRDDLTTHPAKADTTRHGLRALWAYRTQRREPPRTRGTIWLSDLQHIAGNQGQQWWWDPLWCVHELSDARELAAIFAGAETAEGSRLDAYFDGGAKELLALHILAASVGGGDLKHVDGWLTDPKLKVARQVLTRHGHHDAAAKIDTAANLNPRQQDGLYDMARRFINVMTVPAYARSVLPPQRVRFDGDNTVGSNDIRHDLPKFDPQAFVTSTDTMYALSMEGAGAATALTTALADTIFKAAVAQARRNGGRLPVPVVAVLDEAANVCKLPELPDWYSHFGSQGIVIVTMLQSLAQAAKVWSKDKLDMLVDSSNVYIYAGSSNNESYLSGLSRMIGQRDVRRRSRSHSNSGMGSTSTSESWSSEPILGIDDLKALPAERAVLATSGNRTVVTTKNSYWLGPYAELIDASKKACATERAAQQAATPSSAPLTAATRERTF
- a CDS encoding SCO6880 family protein; translated protein: MTDKAGTRRLLYRPAAAFRSSGAFGFTMFSTMVLLGFLFIAVVGLMLPLPGVIKFFGLPFTLAVLFVPLVVSLRGRSAWELGMGARSVSKSRRAGETLVRSGPFTMIPDGTPPPGPLATAETFNFSPGDGSAPFGLIKLSSKNFYTLVLRTWPQGGEWNDQPVRDRWVARLGDMLTFLGQSPDFVAATVTMETLPESGMRASSIVRSRLKDTAPALARKIIIEATEAVPTAEVRLEARIGLTWRADTMHRKRDATDMGNELARRLGRIRDYCHAAGLRVRPMLEREICAIARRSFSPADELDLEIGLMSGEPMRLRWEDCGPTSASDQHGRFLHDAAQSMSWTMRNEPEAPFDSNVLVDLLSPHSDVPRKRVTFVYQPYTPAQATTIVNKDHNDARQAVRTNVGKLPERALVRLDSAEGARQEQARGAGVTRVSMIVTATCPIGADTQKIDTLVTDLGLSAATPLEPARDEQLVTFCAGMGFGVVLSEESTVSDKLAA
- a CDS encoding DUF4913 domain-containing protein; translated protein: MTTPDTDTSDDDPRAHWRFTSGADWFTNWLSHIKAGRFDRDTRWCAQWWRHDEVVIRLEELWKAWETARLSEDPAALSSWWTAHLDAHWRTLTAENGPLYLCTPEKHTTTDTLTVSSTPPPPGWFDPPTDHTTAA
- a CDS encoding transglycosylase family protein, encoding MGEGNASKLLVPLLALVMGFFASCTLIISVAGDDDSCLPLTGGVDQPADASLSPGAKVKPMKVTDFQITSGYGPRDGAMHEGIDLAGALGAPIYAAADGTVTAAGTASGFGHWIVLTHNINGHVWSTVYGHMFADGVLVKAGQKVTAGQHIAKLGNDGQSTGPHLHFEVWDGGHRDFTGGHSVDPAGWVSTSPEPGAAPAGRAPAQPGGPRVLTAPRVIPAADVVTAADWDAVAKHESGGNWKINTGNGYYGGLQFSASTWTGAGGGQYAPTADKATREQQMEVANRVLGSQGWGAWPTTSKTAGVTGKKPAPAGTFLNAAAVPPPAGAPSGPPAPSAPSGPLPPLPKSKGSEAHFQVDSIRLARAIAAKFPQIQTIGGWRADGGGFNDHPSGRAVDVMIPNYTSAQGIALGNAVNKYILDNKKHFKLEYTIWRQTYYPVVGKSNIMNDRGDPTQNHFDHVHATVEGHGMPRGNEVYTAPGITGGISADESADCGPVEDQHGGGVDNLAAGRVPPAYEPWFRKAGVLCPQISSAFLAGIGKQETGFNASLVSPAGAKGPMQFMDYTYPSWAKDDDGNGRASATDIGDAVMAAGRFSCANATQIDTAIASGRVKEPAEGREILYAYAYNAGVGAVLNAGGTPTGGDYDTQTRPYGQKVIAYATQFADQGLPEKNR